Proteins from one Catenuloplanes atrovinosus genomic window:
- a CDS encoding PhzF family phenazine biosynthesis protein, with amino-acid sequence MTTVPYEIVDVFTDRPFAGNPLAVVFGAELLGTDQLQALAREFNLSETVFVLPPTPAAPDATYRARIFTPVAELPFAGHPSVGAAVTVARRGLASPGTLRQECGAGVLSIDVTSHGEGRLTGGTPTLGDERDPAPLLEVAGLTPADLAGPPPRPAGCGLEHLYLSVRPDAVSRARLDASAAARHDVPKLTILSWDDSTGIAHLRMFGSGVGVPEDPATGSAALGLGVYLVGAGLLPGDGESRYTIHQGAEIHRPSTLECTVTASAGTAVSATVAGHVVQVAKGEIAVPPFLG; translated from the coding sequence ATGACCACAGTGCCGTACGAGATCGTCGACGTCTTCACCGACCGCCCCTTCGCCGGGAACCCGCTCGCCGTGGTCTTCGGCGCCGAGCTGCTCGGCACGGACCAGTTGCAGGCGCTCGCCCGCGAGTTCAACCTCTCCGAGACCGTGTTCGTGCTGCCGCCCACCCCGGCGGCCCCGGACGCGACGTACCGAGCCCGGATCTTCACGCCCGTGGCCGAGCTGCCGTTCGCCGGCCACCCCAGCGTCGGCGCCGCCGTCACCGTGGCCCGGCGCGGCCTGGCCTCGCCGGGCACGCTCCGCCAGGAGTGCGGTGCCGGCGTGCTCTCCATCGACGTCACCTCGCACGGCGAGGGCCGTCTCACCGGCGGTACGCCCACGCTCGGCGACGAGCGCGACCCCGCGCCGCTGCTCGAGGTGGCCGGCCTGACCCCCGCCGACCTGGCCGGGCCACCCCCGCGCCCGGCCGGCTGCGGCCTGGAACACCTCTACCTCTCCGTCCGTCCCGACGCGGTCTCCCGCGCCCGGCTGGACGCGTCCGCCGCCGCCCGCCACGACGTACCGAAGCTGACGATCCTGTCCTGGGACGACTCCACCGGCATCGCGCACCTGCGCATGTTCGGCTCCGGCGTCGGCGTCCCCGAGGACCCGGCGACCGGCTCCGCCGCCCTCGGCCTCGGCGTCTACCTGGTCGGCGCCGGCCTCCTCCCCGGCGACGGCGAGTCCCGCTACACCATCCACCAGGGCGCCGAGATCCACCGTCCCTCCACCCTGGAGTGCACGGTCACCGCCTCCGCCGGCACCGCCGTCTCCGCCACCGTCGCCGGCCACGTCGTCCAGGTCGCCAAGGGCGAGATCGCCGTCCCACCCTTCCTCGGCTGA
- a CDS encoding magnesium transporter MgtE N-terminal domain-containing protein, with amino-acid sequence MTTATRVFLARLGGLPVFDPNGDTVGRVRDVVARLRTSSRPPQVVGLVAEVPVRRQIFLPISRITDIDTDSVLLGTGTLNLRRFEKRASELLVLRELLGRPVSVAPEGRHAVVVDVAMDASRLGEWTLSRVAVRDQTIRLARRIHLEQFDWDDVRGLVPHSGAHATATMLAMLEKMRPADLANALQDLPDTRRNEVAAALDDERLADVLGELPEHDQVEIVSALDRERAAHILEEMDPDDAADLLAELPPPEQEELLDLMEPNEADPVRQLMAYGEGTAGAVMTSEPVIMPPDATVAEALARIREPELSPAVAAQVFVTRGPMATPTGKYLGVVFFQRLLREPPSRILGGVVDNDIAPLSPESALPEVTRRMATYDLVAMPVVDDQQRLVGAVTVDDVLDHSLPEDWREREPGPARGVTGGDGG; translated from the coding sequence GTGACGACGGCGACGCGGGTGTTCCTGGCCAGGCTCGGTGGCCTCCCCGTCTTCGATCCGAACGGGGACACGGTCGGCCGGGTGCGCGACGTGGTCGCCCGGCTGCGCACCTCCAGCCGGCCGCCGCAGGTGGTGGGCCTGGTCGCGGAGGTGCCGGTGCGCCGCCAGATCTTCCTGCCGATCAGCCGGATCACCGACATCGACACCGACTCCGTGCTGCTCGGCACCGGCACGCTGAACCTGCGCCGGTTCGAGAAGCGGGCCAGCGAGCTGCTGGTGCTGCGGGAACTGCTGGGCCGGCCGGTGTCGGTGGCGCCGGAGGGGCGGCACGCGGTCGTGGTCGACGTGGCGATGGACGCGAGCCGGCTGGGCGAGTGGACGCTGAGCCGGGTGGCGGTGCGGGACCAGACGATCCGGCTGGCCCGCCGCATCCACCTGGAGCAGTTCGACTGGGACGACGTGCGCGGCCTGGTCCCGCACAGCGGCGCGCACGCCACCGCCACCATGCTGGCGATGCTGGAGAAGATGCGCCCGGCCGACCTGGCGAACGCGTTGCAGGATCTGCCGGACACCCGGCGCAACGAGGTCGCGGCCGCGCTGGACGACGAGCGGCTGGCGGACGTGCTGGGTGAGCTGCCCGAGCACGACCAGGTCGAGATCGTGTCCGCGCTGGACCGGGAGCGGGCCGCGCACATCCTGGAGGAGATGGACCCGGACGACGCGGCCGACCTGCTGGCCGAGCTGCCGCCGCCGGAGCAGGAGGAACTGCTCGACCTGATGGAGCCGAACGAGGCCGACCCGGTCCGGCAGCTGATGGCGTACGGCGAGGGCACGGCCGGCGCGGTGATGACGTCCGAGCCGGTGATCATGCCGCCGGACGCCACGGTCGCGGAGGCGCTGGCCCGCATCCGGGAGCCGGAGCTGTCGCCCGCGGTGGCGGCGCAGGTGTTCGTCACGCGCGGCCCGATGGCGACGCCGACCGGGAAGTACCTCGGCGTGGTGTTCTTCCAGCGGCTGCTGCGCGAGCCGCCGTCGCGGATCCTCGGCGGTGTGGTGGACAACGACATCGCGCCGCTCAGCCCGGAGAGCGCGCTGCCCGAGGTGACCCGGCGGATGGCCACGTACGACCTGGTGGCGATGCCGGTGGTGGACGATCAGCAGCGGCTGGTGGGTGCGGTGACGGTCGACGACGTGCTGGACCACTCGCTGCCGGAGGACTGGCGGGAGCGGGAGCCCGGTCCGGCCCGCGGGGTGACGGGAGGCGACGGTGGCTGA
- a CDS encoding HAD family hydrolase: protein MPAYRAVLFDFFGTLTRAVRRGPAHAGIARMLGCDPATMVDVLDRSYHARARGMFGSAEDTLRWVAAEAGAHPGDPALRAAVDARREAIHADTTLRPEAVPTLRALRRRGLRTAVVSDCTHELPDVLPRLPVNRLLDARVLSVELGVCKPDPGMFLCAAALVGARPEECLYVGDGGSRELSGAEAVGMTAVRLRAPDLAGHLTFNPDTTWTGPDITGLEDTIALVDRVLEPA from the coding sequence ATGCCCGCGTACCGTGCGGTGCTGTTCGACTTCTTCGGGACCCTGACCCGTGCGGTACGCCGCGGCCCGGCCCACGCCGGGATAGCGCGGATGCTCGGCTGCGACCCGGCCACGATGGTCGACGTGCTCGACCGCTCCTATCACGCGCGCGCCCGCGGCATGTTCGGCAGCGCGGAGGACACGCTCCGCTGGGTCGCGGCCGAGGCCGGGGCGCACCCCGGCGACCCCGCGCTGCGCGCCGCCGTCGACGCCCGCCGCGAGGCGATCCACGCGGACACCACACTGCGCCCGGAGGCCGTGCCCACGCTCCGCGCGCTGCGCCGCCGCGGCCTGCGCACCGCCGTGGTCAGCGACTGCACGCACGAACTCCCCGACGTCCTGCCCCGGCTCCCGGTCAACCGGTTGCTGGACGCCCGCGTGCTCTCCGTCGAACTGGGCGTCTGCAAACCCGACCCCGGCATGTTCCTGTGCGCCGCCGCCCTGGTCGGCGCCCGCCCCGAGGAGTGCCTCTACGTCGGCGACGGCGGCAGCCGCGAACTCAGCGGCGCCGAGGCCGTCGGCATGACCGCGGTCCGGCTCCGCGCCCCCGACCTGGCCGGCCACCTGACGTTCAACCCCGACACCACCTGGACCGGCCCGGACATCACCGGCCTGGAGGACACGATCGCGCTGGTCGACCGGGTGCTGGAGCCGGCCTAG
- a CDS encoding CoA-binding protein: MSDPREILAGTSTIVVVGASRDPDKPAHSVPMQMMRHGWRIVPVNPFVSEIFGVRAYPSLADVPEPLDMVNVFRPSADALDVVKAAVELGARSIWLQQGIVNAQARRIAEAAGIPYVEDRCLAVERALGRLSRVSG; the protein is encoded by the coding sequence GTGAGCGATCCGAGAGAGATCCTGGCCGGCACATCCACGATCGTGGTGGTCGGCGCGTCCCGCGACCCGGACAAGCCGGCGCACAGCGTGCCGATGCAGATGATGCGGCACGGCTGGCGGATCGTCCCGGTCAACCCGTTCGTCTCCGAGATCTTCGGCGTGCGGGCGTACCCGAGCCTGGCCGACGTGCCGGAGCCGCTGGACATGGTGAACGTGTTCCGGCCGTCCGCGGACGCGCTGGACGTGGTCAAGGCCGCGGTCGAGCTCGGCGCGCGGTCGATCTGGCTGCAACAGGGCATCGTCAACGCACAGGCGCGGCGGATCGCCGAAGCGGCCGGCATTCCCTACGTGGAGGATCGCTGCCTGGCCGTGGAGCGCGCGCTGGGCCGGCTGTCCCGGGTGAGCGGCTGA
- a CDS encoding DMT family transporter — translation MSEVDHQGSRGAHPGAGTVSALAVAVVAITTSSPLIAFAAAPGLAIAFWRNALAVGVLTPVAVVRRRAEFRALAGPYRRQLLFCVLAGVALAAHFATWVPSVKLTSVAAATALVCTQPVWQGLIALAQGRRLPWLTWAGIGVAVAGAAAATGADLGVSTEAVLGDLLAIAGGVFAAGYTALGERARSTLSTTTYTTVCYGVCALVLLAVCLLGGVPLGGYPAATWLAILGLAAGAQLLGHSMFNFALRRVSATTVSILILLEVPGAALIAWAWLGQAPPAATLPGVLLVVVGVAVVVLGGARAGRRTVALSTSTDAEV, via the coding sequence GTGAGTGAAGTCGATCATCAGGGCTCGCGTGGCGCGCACCCCGGCGCGGGGACCGTTTCCGCACTTGCGGTGGCGGTCGTCGCGATCACCACGTCGTCCCCGCTGATCGCGTTCGCGGCCGCGCCGGGGCTGGCCATCGCGTTCTGGCGCAACGCGCTCGCTGTGGGGGTTCTCACGCCGGTGGCGGTCGTCCGGCGCCGCGCCGAGTTCCGCGCGCTCGCGGGTCCGTACCGTCGGCAGCTGCTGTTCTGCGTGCTGGCCGGCGTCGCGCTCGCGGCGCACTTCGCCACCTGGGTGCCGAGCGTCAAGCTCACCTCCGTCGCGGCCGCGACCGCGCTGGTCTGCACGCAGCCGGTCTGGCAGGGCCTGATCGCGCTGGCCCAGGGCCGCCGCCTGCCGTGGCTGACCTGGGCCGGGATCGGCGTGGCGGTGGCCGGTGCGGCGGCCGCGACCGGCGCGGACCTCGGCGTCTCCACCGAGGCGGTGCTCGGCGACCTGCTGGCGATCGCGGGTGGCGTGTTCGCGGCCGGCTACACCGCGCTCGGCGAGCGGGCCCGCAGCACGCTCAGCACCACCACGTACACCACGGTCTGCTACGGCGTCTGCGCGCTGGTGCTGCTGGCCGTCTGCTTGCTCGGCGGCGTACCGCTCGGCGGTTATCCGGCCGCTACCTGGCTGGCGATCCTCGGCCTGGCCGCGGGCGCGCAGCTGCTCGGGCACTCCATGTTCAACTTCGCGCTGCGTCGTGTCTCCGCCACCACGGTCAGCATCCTGATCCTGCTGGAGGTGCCGGGCGCCGCGCTGATCGCCTGGGCGTGGCTCGGCCAGGCGCCGCCCGCGGCCACGCTGCCGGGCGTGCTGCTGGTGGTCGTGGGCGTGGCGGTGGTCGTGCTGGGCGGCGCGCGGGCCGGGCGGCGTACCGTTGCGCTGTCCACATCGACCGACGCCGAGGTGTGA
- a CDS encoding IS481 family transposase, with protein MTHANASLTPTGRLRLARCVVDDGWPLRAAAARFQVSPTTAQRWARRYREHGPAGMTDRSSRPHHSPARTPAPIEAHVLAMRRAHRIGPARLATRAGIAPSTAHRILIRHGEPVLACLDRATGEPVRRYERDQPGELVHIDVKKLARIPDGGGHKTLGRPTGRTNRNGAGYAYIHTALDDHSRLAYSEILPNETAATCAGFLRRATAWFTAHGVRVHRVLTDNAWAYTKNTWHTTCADLGIQPRHTRPWRPQTNGKVERFHRTLTDEWAYHQPYTTDTARCDAYPDWLDWYNYHRPHTALGGHPPAHRVTNLPEQHI; from the coding sequence ATGACGCACGCTAATGCATCCCTGACACCGACCGGGCGGCTGCGCCTGGCCCGCTGCGTCGTCGATGACGGATGGCCGTTACGGGCCGCTGCGGCGCGGTTCCAGGTCTCGCCGACCACCGCACAGCGGTGGGCCCGCCGCTACCGCGAACACGGACCAGCCGGGATGACCGACCGTTCCAGCCGACCGCACCACAGCCCCGCACGCACCCCCGCCCCGATCGAGGCACACGTCCTCGCGATGCGCCGCGCGCACCGCATCGGCCCTGCCCGCCTGGCCACCCGCGCCGGTATCGCACCGTCGACCGCACACCGCATCCTCATCCGGCACGGCGAACCAGTCCTGGCCTGCCTGGACCGAGCCACCGGCGAACCCGTACGCCGCTACGAACGCGACCAGCCCGGCGAACTCGTCCACATCGACGTCAAGAAACTCGCCCGTATCCCCGACGGCGGCGGACACAAAACCCTCGGCCGACCCACCGGCCGCACCAACCGCAACGGCGCAGGCTACGCCTACATCCACACCGCCCTCGACGACCACAGCCGCCTGGCCTACTCCGAAATCCTCCCCAACGAAACCGCCGCCACCTGCGCCGGATTCCTACGCCGCGCCACCGCATGGTTCACCGCACACGGCGTGCGCGTCCACCGCGTCCTGACCGACAACGCCTGGGCCTACACCAAAAACACCTGGCACACCACCTGCGCAGACCTCGGCATCCAACCCCGCCACACCCGGCCCTGGCGACCCCAAACCAACGGCAAAGTCGAACGCTTCCACCGCACCCTCACCGACGAATGGGCCTACCACCAGCCCTACACCACCGACACCGCCCGCTGCGACGCCTACCCCGACTGGCTCGACTGGTACAACTACCACCGACCCCACACCGCCCTCGGCGGCCACCCACCCGCCCACCGCGTCACCAACCTCCCGGAACAGCACATCTAG
- a CDS encoding SDR family NAD(P)-dependent oxidoreductase translates to MTPDSDPVPADLPSLESTTLRLDGRVALVTGAGSPDGIGYATARRLRDLGAKVAIVSTTRRIHERADELSVTGFVADLTDESEVGALADAVADTLGDVDVLVNNAGLTSRASPEVLRPVAQLTYEEWRTEIDRNLSTAFLCSRAFVGGMAERGWGRIVNLAATTGPVNALPTEAAYAAAKAGVVGLTRALAMEVVADGVNVNAVAPGTIYTAASTVAELKQGLDTPMRRPGTPEEVAAAITFLCSPAASYITGQMLVVDGGNSVRESQYNR, encoded by the coding sequence ATGACACCCGACTCCGATCCAGTGCCCGCCGACCTTCCTTCGCTCGAGTCGACCACGCTGCGACTGGACGGCCGCGTCGCGCTCGTCACCGGCGCGGGCAGCCCGGACGGCATCGGCTACGCCACCGCCCGCCGGCTGCGGGACCTGGGCGCCAAGGTCGCGATCGTCTCCACCACCCGCCGCATCCACGAGCGCGCCGACGAGCTGTCGGTCACCGGCTTCGTCGCGGACCTGACCGACGAGTCCGAGGTCGGCGCGCTCGCCGACGCGGTCGCGGACACCCTCGGCGACGTGGACGTGCTGGTCAACAACGCGGGCCTGACCAGCCGGGCCTCGCCGGAGGTGCTGCGCCCGGTGGCCCAGCTCACGTACGAGGAGTGGCGCACCGAGATCGACCGCAATCTGAGCACCGCGTTCCTGTGCAGCCGCGCGTTCGTCGGCGGCATGGCCGAGCGCGGCTGGGGCCGGATCGTGAATCTGGCCGCGACCACCGGCCCGGTCAACGCGCTGCCCACCGAGGCGGCGTACGCGGCCGCCAAGGCGGGCGTGGTGGGCCTCACCCGTGCGCTGGCGATGGAGGTCGTGGCGGACGGCGTGAACGTCAACGCGGTCGCGCCCGGCACCATCTACACGGCCGCGTCCACGGTCGCGGAGCTGAAGCAGGGCCTGGACACGCCGATGCGCCGCCCGGGCACGCCGGAGGAGGTGGCGGCCGCGATCACGTTCCTCTGCTCGCCCGCGGCCTCCTACATCACCGGCCAGATGCTGGTGGTGGACGGCGGCAACAGCGTGCGCGAGTCGCAGTACAACCGCTGA
- a CDS encoding HpcH/HpaI aldolase/citrate lyase family protein, with the protein MTVAGRPRRSCLAVPGSSTKMLGKAQGLPADQVFLDLEDAVAPLAKADARKNVVAALNEGDWAGKTRVVRVNDLTTPWTYRDVVDVVEGAGPNLDCVMLPKVQSASHVEWLDLTLTQIERAIGLEPGRIGIEAQIENAAGLVNVDAIAAASARVETIIFGPADFMASINMRSLTVGGLIPGYPGDPYHYVLMRLLMAARMHDRQAIDGPFLQIRDVDGFREAAGRSAALGFDGKWVLHPGQIEAANEVYSPSQEDYDQAELILDAYAHATSEAGGRVGAVMLGDEMIDEASRKMALVVSAKGRAAGMTRTSAFTPPER; encoded by the coding sequence ATGACCGTCGCCGGACGCCCCCGCCGCTCCTGCCTCGCGGTGCCCGGGTCGAGCACGAAGATGCTCGGCAAGGCTCAGGGGCTCCCGGCCGACCAGGTCTTCCTCGACCTGGAGGACGCGGTCGCGCCGCTGGCCAAGGCGGACGCCCGGAAGAACGTGGTGGCCGCGCTGAACGAGGGCGACTGGGCCGGCAAGACCCGCGTGGTCCGGGTGAACGACCTGACCACCCCGTGGACGTACCGGGACGTGGTGGACGTGGTCGAGGGCGCCGGGCCGAACCTCGACTGCGTGATGCTGCCCAAGGTGCAGAGCGCGAGCCACGTGGAGTGGCTGGACCTGACGCTCACCCAGATCGAGCGCGCGATCGGCCTGGAGCCGGGCCGGATCGGCATCGAGGCCCAGATCGAGAACGCGGCCGGTCTGGTGAACGTGGACGCGATCGCGGCCGCGTCCGCCCGGGTGGAGACGATCATCTTCGGCCCGGCCGACTTCATGGCCAGCATCAACATGCGGTCGCTGACGGTCGGCGGCCTCATCCCGGGCTACCCCGGCGACCCGTACCACTACGTGCTGATGCGGCTGCTGATGGCCGCGCGCATGCACGACCGGCAGGCGATCGACGGCCCGTTCCTGCAGATCCGGGACGTGGACGGGTTCCGCGAGGCGGCCGGCCGCTCGGCCGCGCTCGGCTTCGACGGCAAGTGGGTGCTGCATCCGGGCCAGATCGAGGCGGCGAACGAGGTGTACTCGCCCTCCCAGGAGGACTACGACCAGGCGGAGCTGATCCTGGACGCGTACGCGCACGCCACGTCCGAGGCGGGCGGCCGGGTCGGCGCCGTGATGCTCGGCGACGAGATGATCGACGAGGCGTCCCGGAAGATGGCGCTCGTGGTGTCCGCGAAGGGCCGGGCCGCGGGGATGACCCGGACCTCCGCGTTCACGCCGCCGGAGCGTTGA
- a CDS encoding DUF4190 domain-containing protein, with protein sequence MTYPPQQPEGWSDPAYPAHPPAGQPPVSGPAGPGYPPIPDPAGAYPPPMAYPVGKDAAYPYATGYPTPGYEYGAWGAPRKTNGTAIASLVVSIIGAFGLACYGAGGLLAAVGAILGHVARRQIRTNGDDGDGLALAGIITGWIATALGVAIIAFIVIVIVFAVNNSSTTDTGVGGPYY encoded by the coding sequence ATGACATATCCGCCGCAGCAGCCGGAGGGCTGGAGCGATCCGGCGTACCCGGCCCACCCCCCGGCCGGCCAGCCGCCGGTCTCCGGACCCGCCGGGCCCGGCTACCCACCCATCCCCGATCCGGCCGGGGCCTACCCGCCGCCCATGGCCTACCCGGTGGGCAAGGACGCGGCGTACCCGTACGCGACCGGATACCCGACGCCCGGCTACGAGTACGGGGCGTGGGGGGCGCCCCGGAAGACGAACGGCACGGCGATCGCCTCGCTGGTCGTCTCGATCATCGGCGCGTTCGGCCTGGCCTGCTACGGCGCCGGCGGCCTCCTGGCCGCGGTCGGCGCGATCCTCGGGCACGTCGCCCGGCGCCAGATCCGGACGAACGGCGACGACGGCGACGGCCTGGCGCTGGCCGGCATCATCACCGGCTGGATCGCGACCGCGCTCGGCGTGGCGATCATCGCGTTCATCGTCATCGTGATCGTCTTCGCGGTGAACAACTCGTCGACGACCGACACCGGCGTCGGTGGGCCCTACTACTAG
- a CDS encoding TetR/AcrR family transcriptional regulator C-terminal domain-containing protein: protein MQRGVAVAEEPPFQRIVTELGRRIRDGELAPGDRVPSTRRIAREWGVAMATATKALTTLRHLGLVRTEPRSGTIVADRADRADRADGPAVRGTPRDLTRERVVRTAIELADAEGLDALSMRAIAARLGAATMSTYRHVADKDELTALMADAAYGEIGYPEDEEPLAWRPRIERAARALWTLYRRHPWLPHVDSLFRPLPLPNLLAHDEQILRALDGRGLTAEEMLHHSILIYTQVQSLAMQLEREAQAQSTSGISGEEWVARTSPAMAALMAEERHPVWSRMMAVVTADGFDLDLDALFELGLRTTLDGLEARMAAQPGVGRDDDLAARVDR from the coding sequence GTGCAGAGAGGGGTTGCCGTGGCCGAGGAGCCGCCGTTCCAGCGCATCGTCACCGAACTCGGCCGCCGCATCCGGGACGGCGAACTGGCTCCCGGTGACCGCGTCCCGTCCACCCGCCGGATCGCGCGCGAGTGGGGGGTCGCGATGGCCACGGCCACCAAGGCGCTCACCACGCTGCGCCACCTCGGCCTGGTCCGCACCGAGCCGCGCTCCGGCACGATCGTCGCGGACCGCGCGGACCGCGCGGACCGCGCGGACGGCCCGGCGGTCCGGGGCACGCCGCGCGACCTCACCCGCGAGCGCGTGGTCCGCACCGCGATCGAGCTGGCCGACGCGGAGGGGCTGGACGCGCTCTCGATGCGCGCGATCGCGGCCCGGCTCGGCGCGGCCACCATGTCGACGTACCGGCACGTCGCCGACAAGGACGAGCTGACAGCGCTGATGGCGGACGCGGCCTACGGCGAGATCGGCTACCCGGAGGACGAGGAGCCGCTCGCCTGGCGGCCGCGGATCGAGCGGGCCGCCCGCGCGCTCTGGACGCTCTACCGCCGCCACCCCTGGCTGCCGCACGTCGACTCGCTGTTCCGCCCGCTGCCGCTGCCCAACCTGCTGGCCCACGACGAGCAGATCCTGCGGGCGCTGGACGGCCGGGGGCTGACGGCGGAGGAGATGCTCCACCACTCGATCCTGATCTACACCCAGGTGCAGAGCCTCGCCATGCAGTTGGAGCGGGAGGCGCAGGCGCAGTCCACCAGCGGCATCTCCGGCGAGGAGTGGGTCGCGCGCACCTCACCGGCGATGGCCGCGCTGATGGCCGAGGAGCGCCACCCGGTGTGGTCCAGGATGATGGCCGTGGTCACCGCGGACGGGTTCGACCTGGACCTGGACGCGCTGTTCGAGCTAGGCCTCCGGACCACGCTCGACGGTCTCGAGGCGCGGATGGCGGCCCAGCCGGGGGTCGGGCGGGACGACGACCTCGCCGCGCGGGTCGACCGGTGA
- a CDS encoding DUF4190 domain-containing protein — translation MTDPGYAYPPQLPPRRPTNSMALVSMILGIASLFTCQLVGIAAIYCGTRARREIRASGEEGDGMALTGIVLGWVALALVVIGVLFMVAYFAIFGAAILSSTGSTP, via the coding sequence GTGACGGATCCGGGTTACGCATACCCGCCGCAGCTGCCGCCGCGGCGGCCGACGAACTCGATGGCGCTGGTCTCGATGATCCTCGGCATCGCGTCGCTGTTCACCTGCCAGCTCGTCGGCATCGCCGCGATCTACTGCGGCACCCGCGCGCGCCGGGAGATCCGCGCCAGCGGTGAGGAGGGCGACGGCATGGCGCTGACCGGCATCGTGCTCGGCTGGGTGGCGCTGGCGCTGGTCGTGATCGGCGTGCTGTTCATGGTGGCGTACTTCGCCATCTTCGGCGCGGCCATCCTCAGCAGCACCGGCAGCACGCCGTGA
- a CDS encoding FAD-dependent monooxygenase, with protein MTSVLISGGGVAGPALALRLRAHGFDVTVVERAPAPRPGGQALDVRGAALDVADRMGLLGELRELRTRMRGMSVLDAEGTELMRSEEYAASSGRLGGPDIEVLREDLAGLLHRHGVAAGVRHVFGDTVTALRETDAGVRVEFAHAAPRTVDLVVGADGLRSATRRLVFGPDERFLHHLGVYVAVYTMENILKLEDWQVWVQAPGVGGGIYPARDNTEIRVNLGFESGPIEGFHRDRAAQRAELAARFAGLGWEFPRLIEGARTAPDFYCDAMAQVRMDTWSRGRVTLLGDAAFCPSPLSGQGTSLALVGAWVLGEELGRSGVAEAPAAYEARMRPFVALNQALVANEPGSPESEAAIETAKVAIAL; from the coding sequence ATGACCTCCGTTCTGATCTCCGGCGGTGGCGTCGCCGGACCCGCGCTGGCGCTCCGCCTGCGCGCCCACGGCTTCGACGTCACGGTCGTCGAGCGGGCGCCCGCGCCGCGCCCCGGCGGCCAGGCGCTCGACGTCCGCGGCGCCGCGCTCGACGTCGCGGACCGGATGGGGCTGCTCGGCGAGCTGCGCGAGCTGCGTACCCGGATGCGCGGCATGTCCGTGCTGGACGCGGAGGGCACCGAGCTGATGCGCTCCGAGGAGTACGCGGCCAGCAGCGGGCGGCTGGGCGGCCCGGACATCGAGGTGCTGCGCGAGGATCTGGCCGGGCTGCTGCATCGGCACGGTGTCGCGGCCGGCGTGCGGCACGTCTTCGGCGACACGGTCACCGCGCTGCGCGAGACGGACGCCGGCGTACGGGTGGAGTTCGCGCACGCCGCACCGCGCACGGTCGACCTGGTGGTGGGCGCGGACGGGCTGCGCTCGGCCACCCGCCGGCTGGTCTTCGGCCCGGACGAGCGGTTCCTGCACCACCTGGGCGTCTACGTGGCGGTCTACACCATGGAGAACATCCTGAAGCTGGAGGACTGGCAGGTCTGGGTCCAGGCACCGGGCGTCGGCGGCGGCATCTACCCGGCGCGGGACAACACGGAGATCCGGGTCAACCTGGGCTTCGAGTCCGGGCCGATCGAGGGCTTCCACCGGGACCGGGCGGCGCAGCGGGCCGAGCTGGCGGCGCGGTTCGCGGGGCTGGGCTGGGAGTTCCCGCGGCTGATCGAGGGCGCGCGAACGGCGCCGGACTTCTACTGCGACGCGATGGCGCAGGTACGGATGGACACCTGGTCGCGCGGCCGGGTGACGCTGCTCGGCGACGCCGCGTTCTGCCCGTCGCCGCTGTCCGGGCAGGGCACCAGCCTGGCGCTGGTCGGCGCCTGGGTGCTCGGCGAGGAACTGGGCCGGTCGGGCGTGGCCGAGGCGCCGGCCGCGTACGAGGCGCGGATGCGCCCGTTCGTGGCGCTCAATCAGGCGCTGGTGGCGAACGAGCCGGGCAGCCCGGAGTCGGAGGCGGCGATCGAGACGGCCAAGGTCGCCATCGCGCTGTAG